The window TAGAAGCGATAGATGTCATCAGGGGGCAGTGCATCGGAGCCAATCCACACCACTTTCCCTTTAATGTCCCCAAATTCACTGAAGGGGAAGGAATCAATTCGCACATCTACAGCCATGCCCTCTTCCACGAAGCCAATATCTTGGTTAGTGATGAATACATTAGCGACAAGGGCATCTGCTGGAACAATCTTTAACACCGGCTCCGTAGAGTTGGTAACAAAGCCGGGATTTTTGGCCTTCAGGTCAAAGACTGTACCTGAGATGGGGGCCTTAACCTCTTGATATTGCAAGGTTTGCTTAGTTTGGCTC of the Cyanobacteriota bacterium genome contains:
- a CDS encoding HlyD family secretion protein, which codes for SQTKQTLQYQEVKAPISGTVFDLKAKNPGFVTNSTEPVLKIVPADALVANVFITNQDIGFVEEGMAVDVRIDSFPFSEFGDIKGKVVWIGSDALPPDDIYRFYRFPAKVKLDRQFIQANGKPLNLQSGMSVSVNIKVRQRPIISIFTDLFQKKFDELKKTR